One genomic region from Lachnospiraceae bacterium encodes:
- a CDS encoding phage head-tail adapter protein: MRETKLFSVLPEYICTPDGMAVDSKGNLVLSCPNYAEDAMSGVVVRLDREGNVTKWFDVPVHPETGVARNMGIAFDDEWNIYLCDNQGWSEKPELLYKGRILKFTVTEEGEILKTTVVADGMEHPNGIRIKNGYMYVTQSYLHPVKREDGKLTSCVYRFALNEENVHVTNTLDDKNIFATFVTENPACQYGADGIAFGPDGALYVGNFGDGAVYRLTFEEDGSLKENAVFAQDSAQLQSTDGMIFDDKGNLYIADFSANAIAKVTADGKVERIAQSPDCTGIDGGLDQPGEPIVWDGRVIVSCFDLVTGPDKVNTKHEMPATLVQLAL; this comes from the coding sequence ATGCGCGAGACAAAATTATTTAGTGTTTTGCCGGAATATATCTGCACACCTGATGGTATGGCCGTAGATAGCAAGGGGAATCTGGTGCTGTCTTGTCCCAATTATGCGGAAGATGCTATGTCTGGTGTAGTGGTGCGCCTGGATAGAGAAGGCAATGTGACGAAATGGTTTGATGTGCCAGTACATCCTGAGACAGGTGTTGCACGAAATATGGGTATTGCTTTCGATGATGAATGGAATATCTATTTGTGCGATAATCAGGGATGGAGCGAGAAGCCCGAATTACTTTATAAGGGGCGGATTTTGAAGTTTACCGTGACAGAGGAAGGAGAGATTCTTAAGACGACCGTCGTTGCTGACGGAATGGAGCATCCTAATGGCATTCGAATTAAAAATGGATATATGTATGTGACGCAGAGCTATCTGCATCCAGTAAAGCGAGAGGATGGAAAGCTTACCAGTTGCGTGTATCGATTTGCTCTAAATGAAGAAAATGTACATGTAACCAATACGCTGGATGATAAAAACATTTTTGCCACCTTTGTAACAGAAAATCCAGCGTGTCAGTATGGTGCAGATGGAATCGCATTTGGACCGGACGGAGCGTTATATGTAGGAAATTTTGGAGATGGAGCCGTATATCGCTTGACCTTTGAAGAGGATGGCAGTCTGAAGGAGAATGCTGTATTTGCACAGGATAGTGCTCAGCTGCAGAGCACGGATGGTATGATTTTTGATGACAAAGGAAATCTATATATCGCCGATTTTTCTGCGAATGCTATTGCAAAAGTTACAGCAGATGGAAAGGTAGAAAGAATTGCACAGAGTCCAGATTGCACGGGCATAGATGGCGGGTTAGATCAACCTGGCGAGCCAATTGTTTGGGATGGACGCGTGATCGTCTCTTGCTTTGATTTAGTTACGGGCCCGGACAAGGTCAATACAAAGCATGAGATGCCCGCAACCCTGGTACAGCTGGCGCTTTAA
- the xylB gene encoding xylulokinase, whose protein sequence is MEQYILAHDLGTSGNKATLYHIDGTLAASMVVEYETYYPHSGWVEQDPEDWWRAVCISTKRLLEQVGGRPESILCVCFSGQMMGCLIVDKLGKPLRPMITWADIRSAKQEAEMIEIVGMEKVYQITGHRASASYSAAKLLWIRENEFEVYQRAYKMIHAKDFIIYCLTGRFVTDYSDASSTNLFDLKRKEWSQEICEALNIPMDLLPEVHASADIAGRVTASAAADCGLLEGTPVVIGGGDGSCACVGAGVVSDADAYCVLGTSSWISTASKQPIYDRKMRTFNWIHLDPNLYTPCGTMQAAGMSYRWYRDQLCEAERRMAEKTGENVYDLMNTAAENTCPGSGGVLFLPYLLGERSPRWNHEARGAFLGMGVTTRKSELTRAVMEGIGYNLKVILDILDKQHPIEALKLIGGGAKGKLWSQILADIWQRPLMIPMYLEEATSLGAAVCGGVGIGLFSDYTVVQKFNRTMEIIQPNPMNKDCYAMLYKAFNQAYQALIPVYSSLAEFRRKIGG, encoded by the coding sequence ATGGAGCAATATATTCTTGCTCATGATCTGGGCACTAGCGGAAATAAAGCAACGTTATATCATATAGATGGAACTCTCGCAGCCAGCATGGTAGTGGAATACGAAACATATTACCCGCATTCCGGCTGGGTAGAACAGGACCCTGAGGATTGGTGGAGAGCAGTATGTATATCCACAAAGCGCTTACTGGAGCAGGTTGGGGGCAGGCCCGAAAGCATACTGTGCGTATGCTTCAGTGGGCAGATGATGGGATGCCTGATAGTTGATAAATTGGGGAAGCCCCTGCGGCCGATGATTACTTGGGCAGATATTCGATCTGCCAAGCAAGAAGCTGAAATGATAGAAATAGTAGGGATGGAGAAAGTCTATCAGATTACAGGACATAGAGCGAGCGCCTCATATTCTGCTGCAAAGCTGCTATGGATTCGGGAGAATGAATTTGAGGTATATCAAAGAGCCTATAAAATGATCCATGCAAAGGATTTTATTATCTATTGCCTAACAGGTCGCTTTGTGACCGATTATTCAGATGCCAGCAGCACAAATTTATTTGATCTTAAAAGAAAGGAATGGTCTCAGGAGATTTGTGAGGCTCTTAATATTCCGATGGATTTGTTGCCGGAGGTGCACGCTTCAGCAGATATTGCCGGCAGGGTAACAGCTTCGGCGGCAGCTGATTGCGGGCTTCTCGAGGGAACGCCCGTAGTCATTGGAGGAGGCGATGGAAGCTGCGCATGCGTAGGAGCCGGTGTAGTATCGGATGCCGATGCCTACTGTGTGTTGGGAACATCCTCATGGATTTCCACTGCATCAAAACAGCCGATATATGATCGGAAAATGAGAACCTTTAACTGGATACATTTAGATCCTAATTTATATACGCCATGCGGCACCATGCAGGCAGCAGGAATGTCTTACAGATGGTACAGAGATCAGCTGTGTGAGGCGGAGAGGCGTATGGCAGAAAAAACAGGAGAAAATGTATATGACCTCATGAATACAGCGGCAGAGAACACCTGTCCGGGATCAGGCGGCGTATTATTTTTGCCGTATTTGTTAGGAGAGAGAAGTCCTAGGTGGAACCATGAGGCCAGAGGAGCATTTCTCGGTATGGGAGTAACGACTAGAAAATCAGAGCTTACCCGTGCTGTTATGGAGGGCATAGGATATAACCTGAAAGTGATTCTCGATATTTTGGACAAGCAACACCCGATAGAAGCATTAAAACTCATTGGCGGGGGAGCAAAAGGAAAGCTCTGGAGCCAGATTCTTGCAGATATCTGGCAAAGGCCCCTGATGATTCCTATGTACTTAGAAGAAGCTACGAGTTTAGGAGCCGCCGTATGCGGCGGTGTAGGGATTGGCCTATTTTCAGATTACACGGTAGTGCAGAAATTTAATCGCACCATGGAGATAATCCAGCCTAATCCCATGAATAAAGACTGCTACGCCATGCTTTACAAAGCCTTCAATCAGGCATATCAAGCCTTGATACCCGTGTATAGCAGCTTAGCAGAATTTAGAAGAAAAATCGGCGGATAA
- a CDS encoding CDP-alcohol phosphatidyltransferase family protein: MNRRELWTIPNILGYIRLLLIPVFAVLYLKEYYLGASIALAVSILSDFLDGIIARRFNQITELGKFLDPVADKLTQATIVVCLAFRYPLLWAIFAVEVLKEGFMLVAGAIMLKVKGRKLNGAKWYGKVTTAVMDFTLLFLLIFPHMPGSVRTGLILFCGACMGLTLALYIPEFCRMARSH, encoded by the coding sequence ATGAATAGACGAGAGCTATGGACCATTCCTAATATTCTGGGATATATACGGCTGCTGCTGATTCCGGTTTTTGCCGTTCTGTATCTGAAAGAATATTATCTGGGAGCCAGCATCGCGCTGGCGGTTTCTATTTTAAGTGATTTTTTGGATGGCATTATTGCCAGAAGGTTTAATCAGATTACGGAGCTGGGCAAGTTTTTAGATCCGGTGGCGGACAAGCTGACGCAGGCTACGATCGTGGTATGCTTGGCATTTCGTTATCCGCTGCTGTGGGCGATCTTTGCTGTGGAAGTGCTGAAGGAGGGCTTCATGCTGGTGGCAGGAGCCATTATGCTGAAGGTCAAAGGAAGAAAGCTGAACGGAGCGAAATGGTATGGCAAGGTGACTACTGCCGTCATGGATTTTACATTATTGTTTCTGCTGATTTTTCCGCATATGCCCGGCAGTGTGCGCACGGGCCTGATTTTATTTTGCGGCGCCTGCATGGGGCTGACGCTGGCGCTATACATACCTGAATTCTGCCGCATGGCGCGCAGTCATTGA
- a CDS encoding RluA family pseudouridine synthase, translated as MDKTFFYTVGQGEDGLTLGQVLRSGLGLTARQIRQVKFLPDGLWINEQREQSGRLVTTRTQVKAGDAIKVCFRERMQNVEATPGELSVIYEDEDLIFVDKPAGMAVHPAHGHFTDTLANLLAARYHEPVRLIGRLDKDTSGLIGAARNSVAVTRMEAQRRTHRLTREYLALVEGRMEGEGRICHPLKEQRGALMQMCVDPQGKPAETEYRVWHSWRDCSLVWLRLRTGRTHQIRVHMAHEGHPLLGDPLYGKADRLLNRAALHSWRIRAEQPFTQVPLELTSLPPDDFRCRWEIEMKNEYKEYMERLTFPPAAVEALLQKADARLDVLCQRYMAGEITLQEAQEAIGEDYGAYMAFLVGCLPELRRCYAAAGLPEELFWHTMMDLKYKLMECHTVKGLWGNFAFWWYDRFYKMTRFTLGRLQFETVTYEWPAYTCGGITVQPGDPVVNIHIPSAGPLTEELRREAYQKAYEFFPACRKKDALPLVCHSWLLDPEYRTFLPASSNLIGFQKDFEIIACEKQEEFKDAWRVFGADGGKKPQELPRDTSMRRGFADFLSAGGRTGIGSGIMLWGPEGRITDEKEEL; from the coding sequence ATGGATAAAACCTTTTTTTATACGGTGGGGCAAGGCGAGGACGGGCTGACGCTGGGGCAGGTTCTGCGCTCAGGGCTCGGCCTGACGGCCCGGCAGATCCGGCAGGTCAAGTTTTTGCCGGACGGCCTTTGGATCAATGAACAGAGAGAGCAGAGCGGCCGGCTTGTGACGACGCGCACGCAGGTAAAGGCGGGAGATGCGATCAAGGTATGCTTTCGGGAACGGATGCAGAATGTAGAGGCTACGCCGGGAGAGCTGAGCGTTATTTATGAGGATGAAGATCTGATCTTTGTGGATAAGCCGGCCGGAATGGCGGTGCACCCGGCACACGGGCATTTTACCGATACGCTGGCTAATCTTCTGGCCGCCAGGTATCATGAGCCGGTAAGGCTGATCGGCAGGCTGGATAAGGATACCTCCGGCCTGATCGGCGCCGCCAGAAATAGCGTAGCAGTGACGCGCATGGAGGCGCAGAGAAGGACGCATCGTCTGACCCGTGAATATCTGGCGCTGGTAGAAGGCCGGATGGAAGGAGAGGGCCGCATCTGCCACCCCCTCAAAGAGCAAAGAGGCGCGCTCATGCAGATGTGCGTCGATCCGCAGGGAAAGCCGGCCGAGACCGAGTACCGCGTGTGGCATAGCTGGCGGGATTGCTCACTGGTCTGGCTGCGGCTGCGTACAGGACGGACCCACCAGATCCGGGTGCATATGGCCCATGAGGGGCATCCGCTGCTAGGGGACCCGCTTTACGGAAAGGCAGACAGGCTGCTAAACAGGGCGGCGCTGCATTCGTGGCGCATCCGGGCCGAGCAGCCCTTTACGCAGGTGCCGCTGGAGCTTACATCGCTGCCGCCGGACGATTTCAGATGCAGATGGGAGATTGAAATGAAGAACGAATATAAAGAGTACATGGAGCGTCTCACGTTTCCGCCCGCAGCGGTCGAGGCGCTGCTGCAAAAGGCCGATGCACGCCTTGACGTGCTGTGCCAGCGCTATATGGCAGGGGAGATCACGCTTCAGGAGGCGCAGGAGGCGATCGGCGAGGACTACGGCGCGTATATGGCGTTTCTGGTCGGGTGCCTGCCGGAGCTGCGCCGGTGCTATGCGGCCGCGGGGCTGCCCGAGGAGCTGTTTTGGCATACGATGATGGATCTGAAATATAAGCTGATGGAATGTCACACGGTCAAGGGGCTGTGGGGCAATTTTGCGTTTTGGTGGTATGACCGCTTTTATAAAATGACGCGCTTTACGCTGGGGCGCCTGCAATTTGAAACTGTGACGTATGAATGGCCGGCGTATACCTGCGGCGGCATCACGGTGCAGCCGGGCGATCCGGTAGTGAATATCCATATTCCTTCGGCCGGGCCGCTCACTGAGGAGCTGCGGCGGGAGGCGTATCAGAAGGCGTATGAGTTTTTCCCGGCATGCCGGAAAAAGGACGCGCTGCCCCTGGTTTGTCATTCGTGGCTGCTGGATCCGGAGTACCGGACATTTTTGCCGGCATCGTCCAATCTGATCGGATTTCAGAAGGATTTTGAGATCATTGCCTGCGAGAAGCAGGAGGAATTTAAAGATGCCTGGCGTGTCTTTGGGGCTGACGGCGGCAAGAAGCCGCAGGAGCTGCCACGGGATACGTCGATGCGGCGGGGCTTTGCCGATTTTTTGAGCGCCGGCGGCAGAACGGGCATTGGCAGCGGCATTATGCTGTGGGGACCTGAGGGAAGGATCACAGACGAAAAGGAGGAGCTATGA
- a CDS encoding antibiotic biosynthesis monooxygenase produces MPITINIYYSGQNGNAQKFAQEMISTGIVNDIRREAGNLRYEYFFPLEDAETVLLIDSWQDQASIDLHHKSPMMDQIARLREKYDLHMKVERYISDEGGIPVQDKAFIKE; encoded by the coding sequence ATGCCCATTACCATAAACATTTATTATAGCGGTCAAAATGGAAACGCCCAAAAATTTGCTCAAGAGATGATCTCTACCGGGATCGTAAACGATATTCGCCGTGAAGCCGGGAACCTCCGGTATGAATACTTTTTTCCGCTGGAGGATGCAGAAACCGTCCTTTTAATCGACAGCTGGCAGGATCAGGCATCGATTGACCTGCACCACAAATCGCCTATGATGGACCAAATCGCAAGGCTGCGTGAAAAATATGATCTTCACATGAAGGTTGAACGATATATATCGGATGAAGGCGGCATCCCTGTTCAGGACAAGGCCTTTATCAAAGAATAA
- the mgtE gene encoding magnesium transporter has protein sequence MNTNETLALAQHPDYKSEIAQILRSNLTPALLKEKIIVYHENDIAASLELLTHEERAKLYRVLDTPTLARVLEYSEKLNAYLDELGIRRRIQLLSQFEITTTLDYLRQLEKDSRRMFIELMDDEVKHEIALLSSFDEDEIGSKMTTNYISIHADISVRQAMRQLIDQAADNDNISTIYVVTPDETLLGAIDLKDLIIARENTELSAIIMTSYPYVYASEQIEDCIEEIKDYSEDSIPVLDADNRLIGVLTSQDITQLVDDEMGDDYAKLAGLSSEEDLHEPLRKSIGKRLPWLMILLGLGLVVSSVVGMFETVVAHLTLIISFQSLVLDMAGNVGTQSLAVTIRVLMDEKISSRQKLYLVGKEARIGLTNGLVLGLLSFLLIGLYLLIFKNQTPVFAFSVSFCTGTALLLALLISSVSGTVIPLALKRLHIDPAVASGPLITTINDLVAVVTYYGLAWLLLIHTLHL, from the coding sequence ATGAACACCAATGAAACCTTAGCGCTCGCACAGCATCCCGATTATAAAAGCGAAATTGCGCAGATTCTGCGCAGCAATCTCACACCAGCCCTTTTAAAGGAGAAGATCATCGTATATCATGAAAATGATATCGCCGCTTCCCTAGAGCTTCTCACCCATGAAGAACGCGCCAAGCTATACCGCGTTTTAGATACTCCCACGCTGGCGCGTGTATTAGAATATTCAGAAAAGCTCAATGCCTATTTGGATGAGCTTGGCATCCGCAGGCGCATCCAGCTCCTTTCCCAATTTGAGATCACTACCACCCTTGACTATCTGCGCCAGCTTGAAAAGGATAGCCGCCGCATGTTCATCGAGCTCATGGACGATGAGGTAAAGCATGAGATTGCCCTGCTCAGCTCCTTCGACGAGGATGAAATCGGAAGCAAGATGACGACCAACTATATCTCCATTCATGCCGATATCAGCGTGCGGCAGGCCATGCGCCAGCTCATCGATCAGGCCGCCGATAATGACAATATCTCAACGATCTACGTCGTGACGCCCGATGAAACGCTGCTTGGCGCCATCGATCTGAAGGATCTGATCATTGCGCGCGAAAACACGGAGCTAAGCGCCATCATCATGACATCTTATCCATATGTGTATGCCAGCGAGCAGATTGAAGACTGTATTGAAGAGATCAAAGACTACTCCGAGGATTCCATTCCTGTGCTCGATGCGGATAACCGCCTGATCGGCGTCCTGACATCACAGGACATCACACAGCTTGTCGATGATGAGATGGGCGATGATTACGCCAAGCTGGCCGGTCTCTCCTCTGAGGAGGATCTGCATGAGCCCCTCCGCAAAAGCATTGGCAAGCGCCTTCCATGGCTTATGATTCTGCTGGGGCTTGGACTTGTTGTCTCCAGTGTTGTCGGCATGTTTGAGACCGTAGTCGCCCATTTGACCCTCATCATCAGCTTCCAATCCCTTGTCCTCGACATGGCTGGAAATGTAGGCACGCAGTCCCTTGCTGTTACCATCCGTGTACTGATGGATGAAAAAATCAGCAGCAGGCAGAAGCTTTATCTCGTCGGCAAGGAGGCCCGCATCGGTCTCACCAATGGCCTTGTGCTTGGGCTCCTCTCTTTTCTGCTGATCGGTCTATACCTGCTGATATTCAAGAACCAAACGCCCGTCTTTGCCTTCTCCGTATCCTTCTGCACCGGCACTGCGCTGCTGCTTGCACTGCTCATCTCCAGCGTATCCGGCACTGTGATTCCTTTAGCGCTCAAGCGGCTGCATATTGATCCGGCCGTTGCCTCCGGGCCGCTGATCACGACCATCAACGACCTCGTAGCCGTTGTCACCTATTACGGCCTGGCCTGGCTTTTGCTCATTCACACCTTACACCTGTAA
- a CDS encoding MATE family efflux transporter, with protein sequence MKQQSCKPIFLKYTILSILGTLGVSCYILADTFFVSKGLGSQGLTALNLAIPIYNFIHGTGLMLGMGGATKFSIYQSQHRKEEMDEIYTNTLYLALIFSAVFVFTGLFFSEHLAKMLGADHYTAGMTVTYLRWLLIFAPAFILNDILLCFVRNDDGPQLSMMAMLIGSFSNIGLDYLFIFPCQMGIFGAVFATGLSPIISMAMMLPHWTKKKNTFHLMRSRMNTLMLKHSMSLGLPSLIAQLSSGAVMIVFNRLILRLEGNIGVAAYGVIANLSLVIVAIYTGIAQGVQPLLSRFYGQNDTKQLQTVQGYAMILMLIVSVILYAASFIFAGPIAAVFNSERQAALQQMAEMGLKLYFISNGFAGYNIILATYFTSIEKARPAQILSVLRGFVVILPLAFLMAAVWKMTGIWLTYPVTEGVVALAGIIVYKRIKRKADAEHMA encoded by the coding sequence ATGAAACAACAATCTTGCAAGCCAATCTTTTTAAAATATACGATATTAAGCATATTGGGAACACTTGGTGTTTCGTGTTATATATTGGCGGATACCTTTTTTGTGTCAAAGGGGCTGGGCAGTCAAGGGCTTACAGCGCTTAACCTAGCGATACCCATTTATAATTTCATTCATGGTACAGGACTGATGCTGGGGATGGGCGGTGCCACAAAGTTTTCCATTTATCAAAGTCAGCATAGAAAAGAAGAGATGGATGAGATATATACCAACACCCTCTATCTTGCCCTTATATTTTCTGCGGTATTTGTCTTCACGGGGCTGTTTTTCTCCGAGCACTTGGCCAAAATGCTGGGAGCGGATCATTACACAGCAGGCATGACCGTTACGTATTTGAGATGGCTTTTGATTTTTGCGCCGGCGTTTATTCTGAATGATATTTTGCTTTGTTTTGTGAGAAATGATGACGGACCGCAGCTTTCCATGATGGCCATGCTGATTGGCAGCTTTTCCAATATAGGCCTAGACTATCTTTTCATTTTTCCCTGTCAGATGGGCATCTTTGGAGCCGTTTTTGCCACAGGACTTTCACCGATCATTAGTATGGCCATGATGCTGCCGCATTGGACAAAAAAGAAAAATACATTTCACCTTATGCGCAGCAGAATGAATACGCTGATGCTTAAGCATAGTATGTCGCTGGGGCTTCCCTCTTTAATCGCACAGCTTTCTTCCGGAGCGGTGATGATTGTTTTTAATAGATTGATTTTGAGGCTGGAGGGAAATATCGGGGTCGCAGCGTATGGCGTGATTGCCAATCTTTCGCTCGTGATTGTGGCGATATATACGGGGATCGCGCAGGGCGTTCAGCCCCTTCTCAGCCGTTTTTACGGGCAGAACGATACAAAACAGCTGCAAACCGTACAGGGATATGCGATGATTCTCATGTTGATAGTTTCGGTCATCTTATATGCGGCCAGTTTCATTTTTGCCGGCCCCATCGCCGCCGTCTTTAACAGCGAGAGGCAGGCGGCACTGCAGCAAATGGCGGAGATGGGCTTAAAGCTGTATTTTATTTCAAATGGATTTGCTGGCTATAACATTATTTTAGCCACCTATTTCACCTCCATCGAAAAGGCAAGGCCTGCACAGATTCTTTCAGTTCTGAGAGGATTTGTTGTGATACTTCCACTGGCTTTTTTAATGGCCGCGGTATGGAAAATGACAGGTATATGGCTTACCTACCCAGTGACAGAGGGAGTCGTGGCATTGGCGGGGATTATCGTATATAAACGGATAAAAAGAAAAGCTGACGCAGAGCACATGGCTTGA
- a CDS encoding helix-turn-helix transcriptional regulator, whose translation MLNQNIKTIRKSKGLSQEELAIKLNVVRQTVSKWENGLSVPDSDMLISLSEVLETPVSTLLGETVAVPQADDVRTISEKLEVINLQLARERAAKRNALHWMLIALCAAIVIIFSALIVLNSPYLGWDYHDPETAVFGAAFHTFEYLFVRLAPIIFTGALAGILLIRK comes from the coding sequence ATGCTAAATCAAAACATCAAGACCATCCGAAAATCCAAAGGGCTTTCGCAGGAAGAACTGGCTATCAAATTAAATGTGGTGCGGCAAACCGTCTCCAAGTGGGAGAATGGATTGTCGGTTCCCGATTCGGATATGCTAATCTCCCTGTCTGAGGTGCTGGAAACGCCTGTCAGCACACTGCTTGGTGAAACAGTTGCTGTGCCGCAGGCGGATGACGTAAGAACAATTTCTGAAAAACTGGAAGTGATCAACCTGCAGCTTGCCCGAGAAAGGGCTGCCAAAAGAAATGCGCTTCACTGGATGCTTATCGCGCTATGTGCCGCTATCGTCATAATTTTTTCAGCCCTGATTGTATTAAACAGCCCTTATCTAGGCTGGGATTATCATGATCCTGAAACCGCCGTTTTCGGCGCCGCCTTTCACACATTTGAATATCTGTTTGTCCGCTTAGCGCCCATCATTTTTACAGGGGCACTCGCCGGTATTTTATTAATCCGTAAATAA
- a CDS encoding NAD(P)H-dependent oxidoreductase: MNITVINGTEKRGVTYQLKEIFLAAFRDKATITEYDLPRDCPHFCSGCVSCIINGEHSCKGAAYIAEIEQSLLEADLIVMTSPAYVFHTTGAMKAFLDHFAYRWIPHRPAPEMFGKRAIIITQCLGAGAKSAAKDIRHSLSWWGISKIVVFTGALMSDIVWEKLSEKKRTALTRKIQKLSQKFTQIDYAKPARTNGITKAKFLVGRLMQQKLHKNDPAYLDGRYWAEQGWLGKARPWRP; the protein is encoded by the coding sequence ATGAACATAACGGTTATAAACGGAACGGAAAAACGCGGCGTGACCTATCAGCTGAAAGAGATATTTTTAGCAGCGTTTAGGGATAAAGCGACCATTACGGAATACGATCTACCAAGGGATTGCCCTCATTTTTGCAGCGGCTGTGTAAGCTGTATCATAAACGGTGAACATAGCTGCAAGGGCGCCGCATACATCGCAGAAATAGAACAATCCCTTTTGGAGGCGGACTTGATTGTCATGACCTCTCCTGCCTATGTATTTCATACTACGGGAGCCATGAAAGCATTTCTCGACCATTTTGCCTACCGCTGGATACCACACCGCCCTGCTCCTGAGATGTTTGGAAAACGAGCCATCATCATTACGCAGTGTTTAGGCGCAGGAGCAAAATCTGCGGCCAAGGATATCAGGCACAGCTTATCTTGGTGGGGCATTTCTAAAATCGTAGTCTTCACCGGTGCCCTCATGAGCGATATTGTCTGGGAAAAGCTTTCCGAAAAAAAGCGGACAGCGCTGACAAGAAAAATACAAAAGCTGTCTCAAAAATTTACCCAGATAGACTATGCCAAGCCTGCGCGCACCAATGGGATTACAAAAGCGAAGTTCCTCGTCGGCCGTCTGATGCAGCAAAAACTCCATAAAAATGACCCAGCCTATCTCGACGGAAGGTATTGGGCGGAGCAGGGCTGGCTTGGCAAGGCCAGACCATGGCGGCCATAG
- a CDS encoding TetR family transcriptional regulator, with protein MDHKESIIQATIALIEERGEALETITVREICKNAGVGLGLVNYHFGNKDRLLEVCVERIVNKIVLQFQEIQEETECFTPFKKLEYLGNMTLDYLFAHYTISKISMLTDMKQPKPNDNTYRTYAAYLPLVAACRPDWNEDTVKRKTFYLISVMQQTFLRCHAASVMLAIDLRQKEARRLWHAEFLHDLLEV; from the coding sequence ATGGATCATAAAGAAAGCATTATACAGGCAACGATTGCACTCATTGAGGAAAGAGGCGAGGCGCTGGAAACCATTACCGTCCGCGAGATATGCAAAAATGCCGGTGTCGGCTTAGGCCTTGTGAATTATCATTTTGGAAATAAGGACAGGCTCCTTGAAGTATGCGTTGAGCGTATAGTCAATAAGATTGTTTTACAGTTTCAGGAGATCCAAGAAGAAACAGAATGTTTTACCCCTTTTAAGAAATTGGAATATCTCGGCAATATGACTCTTGATTATCTGTTTGCGCATTATACCATTTCCAAAATTTCAATGCTGACCGATATGAAGCAGCCAAAGCCAAATGACAATACGTACAGAACCTACGCTGCCTATCTTCCGCTTGTTGCCGCCTGCCGTCCCGACTGGAACGAAGACACTGTAAAAAGAAAAACCTTTTACCTGATCTCAGTTATGCAGCAGACATTTCTTCGCTGCCATGCAGCATCGGTGATGCTTGCGATCGATTTAAGACAGAAGGAAGCCCGCAGGCTATGGCATGCCGAGTTCCTGCATGATCTTTTGGAGGTGTAA